The following proteins come from a genomic window of Maniola jurtina chromosome 15, ilManJurt1.1, whole genome shotgun sequence:
- the LOC123872395 gene encoding von Willebrand factor A domain-containing protein 8, with the protein MYNPAITVKRIDVLIRILNGRKTIINSNVVRAYSSEGKITIGNVSKDISSPKKIEYVPKKYLITEDSQLKSLSQSTLRNLRWMMQKDILGQDMFLLGRPGPSRRKVALQYLELTQREIEYVALSRDTTEADLKQRREIQSSTAKYFDQSAVRAAIEGRVLVLEGIEKAERNVLPVLNNLLENREMHLEDGRFLIPASRYDKLLEEHGPEEVSRWRLVRVDENFRVIALGLPVPKYSGQPLDPPLRSRFQARDVATVGFGEHLTSLKDDAPQVDTKKLEQVLSAAYALISPELQQISLPDFPVDNLYAAALILERNPDIPIHKLLYILYPYNIFLSRDHIKNVEAVLHNLKIDTEPKWNITLKGVEFTGKQALVNMEINGKASQFAVACGERKSKSEKKGFVKTEYQTQLLNELMLSHTVGDFCVVGPKGCGKSLLVSQLASLLGYTIEPIVLYQDMTARDLIQQRTTLDNGDTVWRNSALVEAALKGHLAVLDGLHRIHASTLAVLHRLVHDRELQLHDGTRLLRYDRYDDLLASGLTQQELEESGVKRIHPAFRIVALAEPPVIGSGQQWLSPEILSLFLFHEMRNLSKSEEMFIINSLYGDISNPLHSIIDLADQLRNSEDNTLKNLSSSLSTRQLLRIASRMAKYPIDSPYETVQRTFLAKFLPNLARRALDSASQKIGIDPPTKSGIFNRDPKKVKCTVKNGVLTIGNTSTEIFKTDALTKVPDILFYDVPQHMRLLEWLLQDFLLGNHLLLVGNQGVGKNKIADRLLQLLNRPREYIQLHRDTTVQSLTVQPTVRDGIVIYEDSPLVKAVKYGHVLVVDEADKAPTHVTCILKTLVENGEMILSDGRRIVPKDMIESSGGDVSSFIPVHEDFRMIVLANRPGFPFLGNDFFASLGDLFSCHAVDNPSIDSELELLRSYGPDVPQDIMKKLVQAFALLRNMADQGQLTYPYSTRELVNIVKHLQKYPEEDLATAIGNVFDFDRYSKDMADTLLEVLHSSGLPTEGVLDGRSKEALKKIQMTIERTSGKDVSSPKHGKEDPDNQPHVGGNTWAGGTGGRDTAGLGGKGGPYRLDKGHDVHQLSDAEKDDVPEHVKKAAREMNRKAFEERLKEIKMSEYDAKLYGQFLRAVQPQIGALRGVLAELQAKKKERQWSRHQTSGELDDGKIIEGLTGERSIYRRRTEQEPPPGSPPDKPKRLRLVFDVSGSMYRFNSYDGRLERSMEAVVLLTEALKGYEARIRYDMYAHSGEEHALELVRVDRPPENEKERLQIIRTMHAHAQFCWSGDNTLPAAKHAISTLAKEDADEAIVLILSDANLRRYGIPPEHLGTILTSDPRVQAHVIFIGSLGDEANALLRKLPVGHAHVCMDVASLPQIMQQIFASSLLQNS; encoded by the exons ATGTATAACCCTGCAATAACGGTAAAACGTATCGATGTTTTGATACGTATTTTGAATGGTCGTAAAACTATAATAAACTCGAATGTTGTGAGAGCGTACTCGAGCGAAGGGAAAATAACCATTGGAAATGTGAGCAAGGATATCAGTTCGCCGAAAAAGATTGAATATGTGCCCAAGAAGTATC TGATAACAGAAGATTCACAGCTTAAATCACTTTCACAAAGTACTCTCAGGAACTTAAGATGGATGATGCAAAAGGATATTCTTGGACAGGATATGTTTCTCTTAGGGAGGCCTGGACCAAGCAG AAGAAAAGTAGCGCTCCAGTATTTAGAATTGACACAGAGAGAAATAGAATATGTGGCTCTATCAAGAGATACAACAGAAGCTGATCTTAAGCAGAGAAGAGAGATTCAGAGCTCCACTGCCAAATATTTTGATCAG AGTGCAGTGCGAGCGGCGATAGAAGGTCGGGTCCTAGTTCTAGAAGGAATAGAGAAGGCCGAACGCAACGTGTTGCCAGTGTTGAACAATTTGCTCGAAAATAGGGAGATGCACTTGGAAGATGGGAGGTTTTTGATACCAGCCTCAAGATACGATAAATTGTTGGAA GAGCATGGACCAGAAGAAgtttcaagatggcgactggtGCGGGTAGATGAAAACTTCCGGGTGATCGCGCTAGGGTTGCCAGTACCCAAATACAGTGGGCAGCCTTTAGATCCACCGCTTCGGTCCAGGTTTCAGGCGAGAGATGTCGCTACTGTCGGATTTGGG gaacATCTGACCTCCCTAAAAGATGACGCCCCTCAAGTGGATACGAAAAAGCTGGAACAGGTCCTGTCTGCGGCGTATGCGCTCATCAGTCCAGAGCTGCAACAGATAAGCTTGCCAGATTTCCCTGTGGACAATTTGTATGCTGCTGCTTTGATTTTG GAAAGGAACCCTGACATTCCCATCCATAAACTATTGTATATCCTCTATCCatacaacatatttttatcaaGAGACCACATAAAAAATGTTGAAGCTGTATTACACAATCTGAAAATAGACACAGAACCAAAATGGAACATAACCCTCAAAGGTGTAGAGTTCACGGGAAAACAAGCTTTAGTGAATATGGAGATCAATGGGAAAGCGTCTCAATTTGCCGTGGCATGTGGTGAGAGAAAGAGCAAAAGCGAGAAGAAAGGGTTTGTCAAAACGGAGTACCAGACTCAGCTTTTGAATGAGTTGATGCTTAGTCATACTGTTGGAGATTTCTGTGTTGTcg GTCCAAAAGGCTGCGGCAAAAGTCTTCTAGTTAGCCAACTGGCATCTCTACTCGGCTACACTATAGAGCCCATAGTCCTATACCAAGATATGACAGCAAGAGACCTCATACAGCAGAGAACCACCCTGGACAATGGAGACACAGTGTGGAGGAATTCAGCCTTAGTGGAGGCCGCGCTTAAGGGACATCTGGCAGTATTGGATGGCTTGCATAGAATACATGCTAGTACTTTGGCTGTTTTGCATAG ATTAGTTCACGATAGAGAGTTGCAACTGCACGACGGTACAAGGTTACTTCGGTACGACAGATATGACGACCTACTTGCATCTGGCCTCACACAGCAAGAGTTAGAAGAGAGTGGCGTGAAGAGAATCCATCCGGCTTTTAG AATAGTGGCGCTAGCTGAGCCGCCTGTGATCGGGTCTGGGCAGCAATGGTTGTCGCCTGAAATACTCAGTTTATTCCTATTTCACGAAATGAGAAATCTGAGCAAGAGTGAGGAAATGTTCATCATCAATTCTTTG TATGGAGACATCTCAAACCCATTACACTCAATAATAGATTTGGCCGACCAGCTAAGAAATTCCGAAGATAATACTCTAAAAAATCTCTCTTCATCCTTATCAACCAGACAACTATTACGAATAGCCAGCCGAATGGCCAAGTACCCCATAGATTCACCCTACGAAACAGTCCAAAGAACTTTTCTGGCCAAATTCCTGCCTAATTTAGCCAGACGGGCGTTAGATAGTGCTAGCCAAAAAATTGGGATTGATCCTCCCACAAAATCTGGTATATTTAACCGTGATCCGAAAAAAGTTAAATGCACAGTCAAAAATGGCGTTCTTACAATCGGAAACACAAGTACagaaattttcaaaacagaTGCCTTAACTAAAGTCCCTGATATTTTATTCTATGATGTTCCACAACACATGAGGTTACTCGAGTGGTTACTCCAAGATTTTTTGCTTGGAAACCATTTGTTACTAGTCGGGAACCAAGGTGTGGGGAAGAACAAAATAGCAGATAGGTTATTACagcttttgaatcgtccaaGGGAATACATCCAGTTACATAGAGACACTACAGTACAATCTTTGACAGTACAACCCACTGTAAGAGATGGTATAGTCATTTACGAAGATTCTCCGTTAGTCAAAGCTGTCAAATATGGTCATGTATTAGTTGTGGATGAGGCAGATAAAGCCCCAACTCATGTCACGTGTATTCTGAAAACGTTAGTTGAAAACGGGGAAATGATTCTAAGTGATGGAAGGAGAATTGTTCCGAAGGACATGATAGAAAGTTCTGGAGGCGATGTATCTAGTTTTATCCCTGTGCATGAAGATTTCAGGATGATAGTGCTGGCAAATAGACCTGGGTTCCCGTTTTTGGGAAACGATTTCTTTGCCTCATTAG gcGACCTTTTCTCCTGCCACGCAGTAGACAACCCCTCAATAGATTCCGAGCTAGAATTGCTCCGATCTTATGGGCCGGATGTGCCAcaggatataatgaaaaaactgGTACAAGCGTTCGCTTTACTCAGGAACATGGCTGATCAGGGGCAGTTGACGTATCCGTATTCTACGAGGGAGCTTGTTAACATTGTGAAACACTTACAG AAATATCCAGAAGAAGATCTAGCGACGGCCATAGGAAACGTGTTCGACTTCGATCGTTACAGCAAGGACATGGCAGATACGCTATTAGAGGTCTTGCACTCTAGCGGCTTGCCCACTGAAGGGGTATTGGATGGACGCTCCAAAGAGGCCCTCAAGAAGATACAGATGACCATTGAAAGAACTAGCGG TAAAGACGTTTCGTCTCCCAAACACGGTAAAGAAGACCCGGACAATCAACCCCATGTAGGTGGTAATACTTGGGCCGGGGGTACCGGGGGCAGGGACACGGCTGGTTTAGGGGGTAAGGGAGGCCCCTACCGACTTGACAAGGGGCACGATGTACATCAG CTGTCGGATGCTGAAAAGGATGATGTACCGGAGCATGTCAAGAAAGCGGCGCGTGAGATGAACAGGAAGGCATTCGAAGAGAGATTGAAAGAGATAAAAATGAGTGAATATGATGCCAAACTATATGGACAGTTTTTACGGGCTGTGCAACCTCAG ATAGGTGCTCTTCGTGGCGTACTAGCGGAATTGCAGGCAAAGAAAAAGGAGAGACAATGGAGTCGGCATCAGACCAGCGGTGAATTGGACGACGGCAAAATTATTGAAG GTTTGACTGGTGAGAGGTCGATCTACAGACGGCGCACGGAACAAGAGCCGCCCCCTGGCTCGCCTCCCGACAAACCCAAGAGGCTTCGTTTAGTATTTGATGTTTCCGGCAGTATGTACAG ATTCAATTCCTACGACGGTCGTCTAGAACGTTCGATGGAGGCAGTAGTATTATTGACAGAGGCGCTAAAGGGCTATGAAGCTCGTATTAGATACGACATGTACGCACATTCCGGGGAAGAGCACGCTTTAGAACTGGTCAGAGTCGACAGACCGCCGGAGAATGAGAAAGAGAGGCTACAG ATAATCCGAACAATGCACGCGCACGCGCAGTTTTGCTGGTCGGGAGACAACACCCTGCCGGCGGCGAAGCATGCAATATCTACCCTCGCAAAGGAAGACGCAGATGAAGCCATTGTGTTGATCCTTTCTGATGCTAACTTAAGAAG atACGGCATTCCACCGGAGCATCTGGGAACGATATTAACGTCTGACCCAAGAGTACAAGCGCATGTTATATTTATAGGAAGCCTCGGGGACGAAGCTAATGC cTTACTACGCAAGCTGCCCGTCGGCCACGCTCACGTGTGTATGGACGTGGCATCACTACCGCAGATCATGCAACAGATATTCGCTTCCTCACTCTTGCAGAACTCTTGA
- the LOC123872425 gene encoding uncharacterized protein LOC123872425, which yields MPARWQSSQHPMYIRTVWVDGFRHAILTQDDPHFIKLAAKRRRPNSSASYSNTTITRSIRSSLSHHEDLGDCLRNLNLVIRKSRLPNKTVTKPEIEKLNLSDVENTDNEIIVETTPQPLCELNNFRLDIETENMRVVKSNRTARNDIKDNTELSDRVLQWLDLAGKVNLLSTEAERMTQPRHSWPEIQRRNLTKSKTAAELRVREVKVDTKTSGAIDRQEYYMPTSANTIENYARQSRNAKSTQRDAKFKENKKVKDMRASVMETRQKMVSERHAVEKQYAEMVSKKLLPDVGKPKKQVHIFMPEALTKKFGSNASSITESLLSTKCNLIGLNQAAK from the coding sequence ATGCCAGCGCGCTGGCAGTCATCCCAGCACCCTATGTACATTAGAACCGTATGGGTGGACGGATTCCGGCACGCTATCCTAACACAAGACGACCCTCATTTTATCAAACTCGCCGCTAAAAGGCGACGACCTAATTCTTCAGCAAGTTACTCAAACACCACAATCACAAGGAGCATTAGAAGCTCGCTTAGCCATCACGAAGATTTAGGAGACTGCTTGAGGAATCTAAACCTTGTCATACGAAAAAGCAGACTCCCAAACAAAACTGTAACGAAACCTGAAATAGAAAAGCTAAACTTATCTGATGTAGAGAATACGGATAACGAAATTATCGTTGAAACAACTCCTCAACCTTTATGCGAGTTGAATAACTTTAGACTTGATATAGAAACTGAAAATATGAGGGTTGTCAAAAGCAATCGTACAGCTAGAAACGATATTAAAGATAACACTGAGTTATCAGATAGAGTACTGCAATGGTTGGACTTAGCTGGGAAAGTTAATCTTCTATCAACAGAGGCTGAAAGGATGACGCAGCCTAGGCATAGCTGGCCGGAAATACAAAGGCGTAATTTGACGAAATCCAAAACAGCAGCGGAGCTAAGAGTGAGGGAAGTTAAAGTCGATACTAAAACAAGTGGGGCTATCGATCGGCAAGAGTATTACATGCCGACATCGGCGAACACGATAGAAAATTACGCGCGACAGTCACGGAACGCGAAAAGCACGCAACGAGACGCGAAGTTTAAGGAAAACAAAAAGGTCAAAGACATGAGAGCTAGTGTGATGGAAACGCGACAGAAAATGGTCTCGGAAAGACATGCTGTAGAGAAACAGTACGCTGAAATGGTCAGCAAGAAATTATTGCCCGATGTAGGGAAACCCAAGAAGCAAGTACATATATTTATGCCTGAGGCACTGACTAAAAAGTTTGGTTCAAACGCGTCTAGTATTACAGAGAGTTTGCTATCGACGAAATGTAATCTTATAGGCTTGAATCAAGCAGCTAAATGA